A portion of the Luteolibacter rhizosphaerae genome contains these proteins:
- a CDS encoding cellulase family glycosylhydrolase, translating into MRCVPILLALTTSPLAAEPRPLMRDFIGINGHTVQFKPELYQPVGRLVRDYHPVEWDLGKETAVLPEFPFAKNRVDWSGVYGGWQKQGWATNACLMFESIQQGDWKDLEADARRYGEAFAKEFGPSGSRKLVESIEIGNEPGKWSDADYSRMLKSMAEGVRKGDPKLKIATCNLTAGKSGDYEKSVACLEGLTPLVDVLTIHSYAQLENWPTWKRSYPEDPALPTYLKSIEDLCKWRDQHAKGKPVWITEFGYDSTTKPQETSGDFAKWVGVTDEQQAQWIVRSLLVFSAMPVERAYIYFFNDDDKASLHASSGLTRNFQPKPSFHAVGHLQKTLGEYRFSRIVKNEAGKIRIHEYEHGSTKKKLWAVWKPTGDNTAEEVTLDRLPGKLTGATKITLKETAESFAMPVQPTPKSAKLVIGGSPVFLSFE; encoded by the coding sequence ATGCGCTGCGTCCCCATCCTTCTCGCCCTCACCACGAGCCCTCTGGCCGCCGAGCCTCGCCCACTGATGCGGGACTTCATCGGCATCAACGGACACACCGTGCAGTTCAAGCCGGAGCTCTATCAACCGGTGGGACGGCTGGTGCGGGATTACCATCCGGTGGAATGGGATCTGGGGAAGGAGACCGCGGTGCTGCCGGAGTTTCCCTTCGCGAAGAACCGGGTCGACTGGAGCGGAGTCTACGGCGGCTGGCAAAAGCAGGGCTGGGCGACGAATGCCTGCCTGATGTTCGAGTCGATCCAGCAAGGTGACTGGAAGGATCTTGAAGCGGATGCGCGGCGCTACGGAGAGGCGTTCGCGAAGGAGTTCGGGCCATCCGGCAGCCGCAAGCTGGTGGAGTCGATCGAGATCGGCAACGAGCCGGGCAAGTGGAGCGATGCCGACTACTCCCGCATGCTGAAGTCGATGGCCGAAGGAGTGCGTAAGGGCGACCCTAAGCTGAAGATCGCGACCTGCAATCTCACCGCCGGGAAGAGCGGTGACTATGAGAAGAGCGTGGCCTGCCTGGAGGGGCTTACCCCGCTGGTCGATGTGCTCACCATTCACAGTTATGCACAGCTCGAGAATTGGCCGACCTGGAAGCGGAGCTATCCGGAAGATCCGGCGCTACCAACCTACCTCAAGAGCATCGAAGACCTCTGCAAGTGGCGCGACCAGCATGCGAAGGGCAAGCCGGTGTGGATCACGGAATTCGGCTACGACAGCACGACCAAGCCGCAAGAGACTAGCGGTGACTTCGCGAAGTGGGTGGGCGTGACCGACGAGCAGCAGGCCCAATGGATCGTGCGATCACTGCTGGTCTTCTCTGCCATGCCGGTGGAGCGGGCCTACATCTACTTCTTCAACGATGACGACAAGGCGAGCCTGCATGCGAGCTCCGGGCTGACACGGAACTTCCAGCCGAAGCCTTCGTTTCACGCAGTGGGACACTTGCAAAAGACCTTAGGCGAATACCGCTTCAGCCGCATCGTGAAGAACGAAGCGGGGAAGATTCGCATTCACGAATATGAACACGGCAGCACGAAGAAGAAGCTTTGGGCCGTGTGGAAGCCGACGGGAGATAATACCGCCGAAGAGGTGACCCTCGACCGGCTGCCGGGGAAACTAACAGGAGCCACGAAGATCACGCTCAAGGAGACAGCCGAAAGTTTCGCGATGCCGGTGCAGCCGACGCCGAAATCGGCCAAGCTGGTGATCGGTGGTAGCCCGGTGTTCTTGAGCTTCGAGTGA
- a CDS encoding S1C family serine protease, translated as MKTRYMMLCLLASLPGYASAQEGIPGVPPAPLPPPAPGDPAVAVMEIRSDDAMSNLGMIADVATLREGELAEPLKWTFQKTQGFTDELQRSGPVTFLGVSASPPPRELAAHLPIPRDTGLIVEGIVPEGPAAKAGLEQNDVLTKLDDQILIHPRQLSVLVANRKEGDSVKLSFLRKGELKELDVVLGVREVKAPENTVGGGIFMDKDVLIAGETNAPLRTFVRRFNLPPGAAMKQAEAELEVAKAKAVEAVRASEGAAEAQRSALLGAIAESRKAADVLSQEQRKAVIDATQQDQKAEIDEIRRKLDEVLKRLDEKK; from the coding sequence ATGAAAACGAGATACATGATGTTGTGCCTTCTGGCATCCCTGCCGGGATACGCGTCGGCTCAGGAAGGGATTCCGGGAGTGCCACCAGCTCCGCTCCCGCCTCCCGCCCCGGGGGATCCCGCAGTCGCGGTGATGGAGATCCGCTCCGATGATGCGATGTCCAACTTGGGCATGATCGCCGATGTGGCCACGCTCCGGGAGGGGGAGTTGGCCGAACCCCTGAAGTGGACTTTCCAGAAGACGCAGGGCTTCACCGATGAACTGCAGCGCAGCGGCCCCGTGACCTTCCTGGGCGTCTCCGCTTCGCCACCGCCGCGCGAGTTGGCGGCCCATCTGCCGATCCCCCGGGATACCGGCCTGATCGTGGAAGGCATCGTGCCCGAGGGCCCGGCCGCCAAGGCGGGCTTGGAGCAGAACGATGTGCTCACCAAGCTCGACGATCAGATCCTGATTCATCCCCGGCAGCTCTCGGTGCTGGTCGCGAACCGTAAGGAGGGGGATAGCGTGAAGCTTTCCTTCCTTCGCAAGGGCGAGCTCAAGGAGCTCGATGTGGTCCTCGGAGTCCGCGAGGTCAAGGCCCCGGAGAACACCGTGGGCGGAGGGATCTTCATGGACAAGGACGTGCTCATCGCCGGGGAAACCAATGCACCGCTGCGCACCTTCGTCCGGAGGTTCAATCTGCCCCCCGGGGCCGCGATGAAGCAGGCCGAGGCGGAGCTTGAAGTCGCCAAGGCGAAGGCGGTCGAGGCCGTCCGCGCGAGCGAAGGTGCCGCCGAGGCCCAGCGTTCGGCACTTCTCGGTGCTATCGCCGAGTCCCGCAAGGCCGCCGATGTCCTGAGTCAGGAACAAAGGAAGGCCGTCATCGACGCGACCCAGCAGGACCAGAAGGCGGAGATCGATGAGATCCGCCGCAAGCTCGACGAGGTGCTCAAGCGCCTCGACGAAAAGAAGTGA
- a CDS encoding RNA polymerase sigma factor, whose translation MATRDTEQDWNEWLAEHAGRFLLFARQQTRCGQDAEDVLQDALVESWKRAGGRPDIALVYATIHRRAIDLARRTSRRLVRERATEPEEFFASSLADAELAAQLEKEIKRLPEPQRQVLTLKFWGGLTFAEVAAALDIPQGTAASRYRLALDALRQTLSLTLI comes from the coding sequence ATGGCAACCCGCGACACGGAACAGGACTGGAATGAATGGCTCGCCGAGCATGCGGGGCGCTTTCTCCTCTTCGCCCGCCAGCAGACGCGCTGCGGTCAGGATGCGGAGGATGTCCTGCAGGACGCCTTAGTGGAGTCGTGGAAACGGGCTGGTGGCCGCCCGGATATCGCGCTCGTCTACGCCACCATCCACCGCCGGGCCATCGATCTCGCCCGCCGCACCAGCCGCCGGCTCGTCCGCGAACGCGCCACCGAGCCGGAGGAGTTCTTCGCCAGTTCACTCGCGGATGCGGAACTGGCGGCCCAACTCGAAAAGGAGATCAAGCGTCTTCCCGAACCACAACGTCAGGTCCTAACCCTGAAATTCTGGGGCGGGCTCACTTTCGCCGAAGTCGCGGCAGCCCTGGATATCCCGCAGGGCACGGCCGCCTCCCGCTACCGCCTGGCGCTCGATGCCCTGCGCCAAACTCTCAGCCTCACGCTCATATGA
- a CDS encoding basic secretory family protein, with translation MHPSSIVPLLIGAISLTLSPVLSAAANVVKAQGSAEQGFKLDPIAPPAINDAAAKAVFTLVDGAKDEASGELSVLNDGKVPTGASQPASNFIFDLGTPGGRIAADLGELVPVKSVVTYSWHGGICGPQVYKLYAANGRSKDFDPAPKRGVDPTKFGWVLLANVDTRPEKGEVGGQHAAEINNKGSRSLGDYRYLLFDVERPSESGPKANTFFSEIDVISARGPEIERLNPEAKIVREYKSKDGKYRYIIISTEAPDLTEWSEKELVPVILEWYPKLVELLPSKGYRAPDVVTFEYKRGIGPPAYAAGNRITMKTEFYQDQLTGEAKGCTVHEMGHVVQNYWRANQTNRKPKETPGWVTEGICDYIRWFLFEPKSRGAGLGKDRADSAKYSDSYRVTGNFIDWVVTEKDEGLLQKLNAVAREGDYEEKLWKEWTGKTLEELGEEWKTAIKRGKREQ, from the coding sequence ATGCACCCGTCCTCGATTGTCCCCCTGCTGATAGGCGCCATCTCTCTGACGCTTTCTCCGGTCTTATCCGCCGCCGCGAACGTGGTGAAGGCGCAGGGCAGCGCCGAGCAAGGTTTCAAACTCGATCCGATCGCGCCACCCGCCATCAATGATGCGGCGGCCAAGGCGGTCTTCACCTTGGTCGATGGCGCGAAGGACGAAGCCAGCGGCGAACTCTCCGTGCTGAACGACGGCAAGGTGCCGACCGGCGCAAGCCAGCCGGCCTCGAATTTCATCTTCGATCTCGGCACCCCGGGCGGACGCATCGCCGCTGATCTGGGCGAACTGGTGCCGGTGAAGTCCGTAGTGACCTACTCTTGGCATGGGGGTATTTGCGGCCCGCAGGTTTACAAGCTCTATGCGGCCAACGGGCGCAGCAAGGATTTCGATCCCGCCCCGAAGCGCGGGGTCGATCCGACCAAGTTCGGCTGGGTGCTGCTCGCGAACGTGGACACCCGCCCGGAGAAGGGCGAGGTGGGAGGCCAGCACGCCGCGGAAATCAACAACAAGGGCTCGCGCTCTCTCGGCGATTACCGCTACCTGCTTTTCGATGTCGAGCGGCCCTCCGAAAGCGGCCCGAAGGCGAACACGTTCTTCAGCGAGATCGACGTGATCAGCGCACGTGGACCCGAGATCGAGCGTCTTAACCCCGAGGCGAAGATCGTCCGCGAATACAAGTCCAAGGATGGAAAGTATCGCTACATCATCATCTCCACCGAAGCTCCCGATCTGACGGAGTGGAGCGAGAAGGAACTCGTGCCGGTGATTCTGGAATGGTATCCGAAACTGGTCGAACTCCTGCCGAGCAAGGGCTATCGCGCCCCGGATGTGGTCACCTTCGAGTACAAGCGCGGGATCGGTCCGCCAGCTTACGCTGCCGGTAACCGCATCACAATGAAGACAGAATTCTATCAGGACCAGCTCACCGGCGAGGCGAAGGGCTGCACGGTTCACGAGATGGGTCACGTGGTGCAGAACTACTGGCGCGCCAACCAAACCAACCGCAAGCCGAAGGAAACCCCTGGCTGGGTCACGGAAGGAATCTGCGATTACATCCGCTGGTTCCTTTTCGAGCCCAAGAGCCGGGGTGCCGGCCTAGGCAAGGACCGCGCGGACAGCGCGAAATACAGCGACAGCTACCGCGTCACCGGCAACTTTATCGACTGGGTCGTCACCGAGAAGGACGAGGGCCTGCTCCAGAAGCTCAACGCCGTCGCCCGCGAAGGCGACTACGAGGAGAAGCTCTGGAAGGAGTGGACCGGCAAGACGCTCGAAGAGCTCGGCGAGGAGTGGAAGACCGCCATCAAGAGAGGCAAGCGCGAGCAGTAA
- a CDS encoding dienelactone hydrolase family protein has product MATLTESFADLETTRGTMRVHTFSPTGEAKVPAVIFYSEIFQVTGPIRRMAAALAGEGYLVAVPEVYHEFEPLGTVLAYDQAGSDRGNELKYTKELASYDEDVDVLVKWLSAHPDCTGKIASYGVCLGGHLALRAGYHAGISAVAAFYPTDVHSATLGAGKSDDTLKRIAEMDASLLFVWGRLDPHIPKDGRELIHRTLEESGLSFEWHEFNAAHAFLRDEGPRYNPALARVCMAILTRFLGESLRA; this is encoded by the coding sequence ATGGCCACCCTGACGGAATCCTTCGCCGATCTGGAAACCACCCGCGGGACGATGCGGGTTCACACCTTTTCTCCCACGGGGGAAGCCAAGGTCCCCGCCGTGATCTTCTATTCGGAGATCTTCCAAGTCACCGGGCCGATCCGGCGGATGGCGGCGGCCTTGGCCGGCGAAGGCTATCTGGTCGCGGTGCCGGAGGTGTATCACGAATTCGAACCGCTGGGTACGGTCCTCGCCTACGACCAAGCCGGCTCCGACCGCGGCAACGAGCTGAAATACACCAAGGAACTCGCCTCCTACGACGAGGACGTCGACGTGCTGGTGAAATGGCTTTCGGCACACCCCGATTGCACAGGCAAGATCGCCAGCTACGGCGTCTGCCTCGGCGGCCATCTCGCCCTGCGTGCCGGATATCATGCAGGCATCTCCGCGGTCGCGGCCTTCTATCCCACCGATGTCCACTCCGCCACGCTCGGCGCGGGCAAGTCCGACGATACCCTCAAGCGCATCGCGGAAATGGATGCTTCCCTCCTCTTCGTCTGGGGGCGACTGGACCCGCACATCCCGAAGGATGGCAGGGAGCTCATCCACCGCACACTGGAAGAGTCGGGCCTCAGCTTCGAGTGGCACGAATTCAACGCCGCCCACGCCTTCCTCCGCGACGAAGGCCCGCGCTACAACCCCGCCTTGGCACGGGTCTGCATGGCAATCCTCACAAGATTCCTCGGAGAGTCGCTCCGGGCCTGA